The Methylomusa anaerophila genome has a segment encoding these proteins:
- a CDS encoding Cof-type HAD-IIB family hydrolase — translation MAIKSLYISDLDGTLLNSSKEISGYARKTINRLIENGVYFSVATARTAVSSTKMLAGLHINIPIILMNGAAIYDIAAGKYIKTETIPPEIADAILQVIRKHQITGFMYAISDNKLHAYYELLNTPALRDYYDERVTQYAKPFEQVDCFSSKITDNEIVYFTLMDTQERLANMVGDIKKLQGIDMVLSHDVYVENLWFLEIYGPNASKYNAVNYIRDYCGFNRIIGFGDNINDLPLLNACDEFYAVANALHVIKEKATGVIGDNNSDAVAKYIAEKEA, via the coding sequence CTTTATATATATCGGATTTAGATGGCACGCTGCTAAACAGCAGCAAAGAAATCAGCGGTTATGCAAGGAAAACAATTAATAGATTGATTGAAAACGGCGTGTATTTTTCGGTAGCGACAGCGAGGACGGCCGTGTCATCAACAAAAATGCTGGCGGGCTTGCACATTAATATACCTATTATCTTGATGAACGGGGCGGCAATCTATGATATTGCTGCCGGGAAATACATAAAGACCGAAACAATACCCCCGGAGATTGCTGACGCAATTCTTCAAGTAATCAGAAAACATCAAATTACCGGCTTTATGTATGCCATATCTGATAATAAACTGCATGCGTATTACGAACTTTTGAATACCCCTGCCTTACGGGACTATTATGACGAACGCGTAACCCAATATGCCAAGCCATTTGAGCAGGTTGACTGCTTTTCCAGTAAGATAACAGACAACGAGATCGTCTACTTTACTTTAATGGATACGCAGGAACGGCTGGCGAACATGGTCGGTGACATAAAAAAACTGCAGGGCATTGATATGGTGCTTTCTCATGACGTATATGTGGAAAATCTATGGTTTCTTGAGATATATGGTCCGAATGCTTCAAAATACAATGCGGTAAATTATATCCGTGATTATTGCGGTTTTAACCGGATTATCGGTTTTGGTGATAACATCAATGACCTGCCCCTGTTAAACGCCTGTGACGAATTCTACGCAGTGGCGAATGCCCTTCATGTGATCAAAGAAAAGGCAACCGGGGTCATTGGCGATAATAACTCGGATGCTGTTGCAAAGTAT